The proteins below come from a single Staphylococcus sp. MI 10-1553 genomic window:
- the dapA gene encoding 4-hydroxy-tetrahydrodipicolinate synthase, translating to MSHIFEGTGVALITPFSNGEVDYEAIKSQVQFLIDNGIQSIVVNGTTAENPTLTDEEKDRILTTVIEENAQRVPIIVGTGTNNTKKSIEASLHAKALGADAIMLITPYYLKTSQRGLIAHFEAIANATELPVVLYNVPSRTNSTIEVDTVVRLSENPYIVALKDATDDFNYLAELRQRVDTDKFALYSGNDDNIVSYYEQGGHGVISVVANVIPNEFQQIYTNVKDREARFEPIATLLDAMSVDINPIPIKYLAALEGFGQYEVRLPLVPLNDEEQQQLKAVYHQFKAGVRT from the coding sequence ATGTCACATATTTTTGAAGGTACAGGTGTCGCTTTAATCACCCCTTTTTCGAATGGTGAAGTTGATTATGAAGCGATAAAAAGCCAGGTCCAATTTTTAATCGATAATGGTATTCAATCCATTGTAGTTAACGGTACGACAGCTGAAAATCCAACTTTAACAGATGAAGAAAAAGATCGTATTTTAACAACAGTAATAGAAGAAAATGCGCAACGTGTTCCGATTATTGTTGGAACTGGGACGAATAACACGAAAAAATCAATCGAAGCGTCGTTACATGCAAAAGCATTAGGTGCAGATGCGATTATGCTCATCACACCGTATTACTTAAAAACGAGTCAACGTGGGTTAATCGCCCATTTTGAAGCCATTGCGAATGCGACAGAACTGCCTGTAGTCCTTTATAATGTGCCATCAAGAACAAACTCAACAATCGAAGTGGATACAGTTGTTCGTTTAAGTGAGAATCCTTATATCGTTGCATTAAAAGATGCGACCGATGATTTTAATTATTTAGCAGAACTTCGACAACGTGTAGATACAGACAAGTTTGCATTGTATAGTGGAAACGATGATAATATTGTGTCATATTATGAACAAGGTGGTCATGGTGTCATTTCGGTCGTTGCGAATGTCATTCCGAATGAATTCCAACAAATTTATACAAACGTTAAGGATCGAGAAGCGCGATTTGAACCGATTGCTACCCTTCTTGATGCGATGAGTGTCGATATTAATCCCATTCCGATTAAATATTTGGCAGCGTTAGAAGGCTTTGGGCAATATGAGGTTCGATTGCCATTAGTACCACTGAATGACGAAGAACAACAACAGTTAAAAGCAGTTTACCATCAATTTAAAGCAGGTGTTCGTACATGA
- the dapD gene encoding 2,3,4,5-tetrahydropyridine-2,6-dicarboxylate N-acetyltransferase yields MVKNFTAEEIIQYISDAKKSTPIKVYINGEFSDVQFPDQFKVFGSENSKVIFCEASDWHAFYEENQMRIEDIEIEMDRRNSAIPLKDLINTNARIEPGAFIREHAVIGDGAVVMMGATINIGAIVGEGTMIDMNATLGGRATTGKNVHVGAGTVLAGVIEPPSASPVVIEDNVLIGANAVILEGVRVGEGAIVAAGAIVTQDVPAGAVVAGTPAKVIKQAHEVEDSKREIVAALRQLDQ; encoded by the coding sequence ATGGTTAAAAATTTTACAGCTGAAGAAATCATTCAATATATTAGTGATGCGAAAAAATCTACACCGATTAAAGTTTATATCAACGGTGAATTCAGTGACGTGCAATTTCCTGATCAATTTAAAGTATTCGGTTCAGAAAATTCAAAAGTCATTTTTTGTGAAGCATCAGATTGGCATGCATTTTATGAAGAAAATCAAATGCGCATTGAAGATATAGAAATTGAAATGGACCGACGTAATTCGGCGATTCCATTGAAAGATTTAATCAATACGAATGCACGTATTGAGCCAGGCGCATTTATTCGTGAACACGCCGTGATTGGGGATGGCGCTGTCGTGATGATGGGTGCAACGATTAATATTGGTGCCATCGTTGGTGAAGGAACGATGATTGATATGAATGCAACATTAGGTGGTCGTGCAACTACAGGTAAAAATGTCCATGTCGGTGCCGGTACAGTACTAGCAGGTGTGATTGAACCACCAAGTGCCTCTCCGGTTGTGATTGAGGATAACGTGTTAATTGGTGCGAATGCCGTTATTCTTGAAGGCGTACGTGTCGGTGAAGGTGCGATTGTAGCTGCAGGTGCCATTGTGACGCAAGATGTGCCAGCAGGTGCTGTTGTTGCAGGGACACCAGCGAAAGTGATTAAACAAGCGCATGAAGTAGAAGATTCAAAACGTGAAATTGTAGCAGCGTTACGTCAGTTAGATCAGTAA
- a CDS encoding aspartate-semialdehyde dehydrogenase, with the protein MTKLAVVGATGLVGTKILETLDRKGIAFDELVLFSSARSAGQEVTFQGQTYVVQELTDEATDGGFDYVLMSAGGGTSAHFAPLFESHGAIIIDNSSQWRMTEDVDLVVPEVNAPTFKRGIIANPNCSTIQSVVPLKPLQEKYGLKRVAYTTYQAVSGSGMKGKKDLEDGPKGVAPQAYPHPIYNNVLPHIDVFLEDGYTKEEQKMIDETRKILNEPTLNVTATCVRVPVQDSHSVHMNVTLDQPATVEAIQALFEQDARVVLVDNPAKNEYPMAIHSTGRDEVFVGRIRKDDSLDNTFHIWVTSDNLLKGAALNAVQVLEQVLKLKGA; encoded by the coding sequence ATGACAAAATTAGCAGTTGTAGGTGCAACAGGATTAGTAGGAACAAAGATTTTAGAAACACTTGATCGTAAAGGCATCGCCTTTGATGAACTCGTGCTTTTTTCTTCAGCGCGTTCAGCAGGTCAAGAAGTAACGTTTCAAGGTCAGACATATGTCGTACAAGAATTAACTGATGAAGCAACGGATGGTGGTTTTGATTACGTCTTAATGAGTGCGGGTGGCGGTACGAGTGCCCATTTTGCCCCACTGTTTGAATCACACGGTGCAATCATTATTGATAATTCAAGTCAATGGCGTATGACGGAAGATGTTGACCTTGTCGTACCTGAAGTCAACGCCCCTACTTTTAAAAGAGGTATTATTGCTAACCCTAACTGTTCAACGATTCAATCGGTCGTACCACTAAAACCATTGCAAGAAAAATATGGGTTAAAGCGCGTGGCATACACGACTTATCAAGCGGTATCGGGTTCAGGTATGAAAGGTAAAAAAGATTTGGAAGACGGTCCAAAAGGTGTGGCACCTCAAGCTTACCCACATCCGATATATAACAACGTATTACCACACATCGATGTCTTTTTAGAAGATGGCTATACAAAAGAAGAACAAAAAATGATTGATGAAACAAGAAAGATTTTAAATGAACCGACTTTAAATGTCACAGCAACTTGTGTACGTGTACCGGTACAAGATAGCCATAGTGTCCATATGAATGTGACGCTAGACCAACCGGCAACAGTGGAAGCTATTCAAGCGCTTTTTGAACAAGATGCGCGTGTTGTCCTCGTAGATAACCCAGCAAAAAATGAATATCCAATGGCGATTCATTCAACAGGTCGTGATGAAGTGTTTGTTGGACGTATTCGTAAAGACGATTCGTTAGATAATACATTCCACATTTGGGTCACTTCAGACAATTTATTAAAAGGTGCTGCGCTCAATGCAGTTCAAGTGTTAGAACAGGTACTTAAATTGAAAGGAGCATAA
- a CDS encoding CvfB family protein encodes MSFKENEIIGTIEFLEVKSLEGSTYHLEGPNREKIKLNASEVNEDDDLEIGESYSFFVYPNRSGDLFATQNMPDITVGRYDFVRVLNTDRDGARVDVGLPREVLIPWEDLPKLKSLWPEKGDEVLCTLRIDRDRQMFARLASETTVHQMFTPVAADKHEEMRNQMMKARPYRLLRVGTFLLSEDGYKIFVHESERQEEPRLGQACDVRIIGVNDKGELNGSFLPLAHERLDDDGEKIFNLLVEYEGELPFWDKSSPEAIKEVFNMSKGAFKRAIGHLYKQRLINIETGKISLTRKGWSRAENK; translated from the coding sequence ATGTCATTTAAAGAAAATGAAATTATTGGGACGATAGAATTTCTAGAAGTGAAGTCACTTGAAGGTTCTACGTATCACTTAGAAGGTCCAAACCGAGAAAAGATTAAATTAAATGCATCTGAAGTTAATGAAGATGATGATTTAGAAATAGGGGAGTCGTATAGCTTTTTCGTTTACCCTAACCGTTCTGGCGATTTGTTTGCGACTCAAAACATGCCAGATATTACTGTTGGACGTTATGATTTTGTACGCGTGTTAAACACAGATCGTGATGGAGCTCGTGTAGATGTTGGATTGCCTCGTGAAGTATTAATACCATGGGAAGATCTACCTAAATTGAAGTCATTATGGCCAGAAAAAGGCGACGAAGTATTGTGTACATTGCGTATTGACCGCGACAGACAAATGTTTGCACGTTTAGCTTCAGAAACGACAGTCCATCAAATGTTTACACCTGTCGCAGCAGACAAACATGAAGAAATGCGCAATCAAATGATGAAAGCACGTCCTTACCGTTTATTACGGGTTGGCACATTTTTATTATCAGAAGACGGTTATAAAATTTTTGTTCATGAGTCAGAACGTCAAGAAGAACCTCGTTTAGGCCAAGCATGTGATGTCCGTATTATTGGCGTGAATGATAAAGGGGAGTTAAACGGTTCATTTTTACCACTTGCACACGAACGTTTAGATGACGATGGCGAAAAAATATTTAACCTACTCGTAGAATATGAAGGTGAGTTACCATTCTGGGATAAATCTAGCCCTGAAGCAATTAAAGAAGTATTCAATATGAGCAAAGGTGCATTCAAACGTGCAATTGGTCATTTATACAAACAACGCCTCATCAACATTGAAACAGGTAAAATCAGTTTGACACGTAAAGGTTGGTCACGTGCAGAAAATAAATAG
- a CDS encoding M20 metallopeptidase family protein → MNELEFVTQHRRYLHQHPELSLQEHETTQYLQRFLESLDIPYERPLETGIIGFLKGQSDETIAFRADIDALPIHEQNDVDYRSTVDDRMHACGHDGHTTALMLFAQRCKALYDKGELPHNVLFIFQPAEESGGGANLLIKANAFAPYDIKAIYGVHVMPFVEEGSVVIRDNEITASATEFRFFIEGESSHVANKEQGKSAGEALQHIMTQLSQIQQYHLNGLQRNIVHIGHFHAGEAINTVPSNGYLEGTIRTYDIDDLSIIQGQMKKISDSAELLFGVKCEVRFAEGYPPTMNHPALKKYVVESLEYNQLNVIENELPYLFGEDFSFYDQIAPAYFVFVGTRNEEKQFVTGLHTPHLNFDECMLIRIADYYERLLMNYNEVEA, encoded by the coding sequence ATGAATGAACTTGAATTTGTCACTCAGCACCGTCGATATCTTCATCAACATCCCGAGCTGAGTCTTCAAGAACATGAAACAACACAATACTTACAACGTTTTTTAGAGTCATTAGATATTCCTTATGAACGTCCTCTTGAAACTGGCATTATCGGTTTTTTAAAAGGTCAAAGTGATGAAACGATTGCCTTTAGGGCAGATATTGATGCCCTTCCAATTCATGAACAAAATGATGTCGATTATCGTAGTACAGTAGATGATCGCATGCATGCTTGTGGTCATGATGGTCATACGACAGCGCTTATGCTATTTGCACAACGTTGTAAAGCATTGTATGACAAAGGTGAGCTACCACACAATGTCTTATTCATTTTTCAACCTGCTGAAGAATCCGGTGGTGGCGCGAATTTATTAATTAAAGCCAACGCATTTGCACCATATGACATTAAAGCAATCTATGGTGTTCATGTGATGCCTTTTGTTGAAGAAGGTTCGGTTGTAATTCGTGACAATGAAATTACGGCTAGTGCGACAGAATTCCGCTTTTTTATTGAAGGTGAATCGAGTCATGTTGCCAACAAAGAACAAGGTAAATCAGCCGGAGAAGCGTTACAACACATTATGACGCAATTGTCTCAAATACAACAGTATCATTTGAATGGATTGCAACGAAATATCGTCCATATCGGTCATTTTCATGCTGGAGAAGCGATTAATACAGTTCCGAGCAATGGCTACTTAGAAGGCACCATTCGTACGTATGATATAGATGATTTAAGTATCATTCAAGGTCAAATGAAAAAAATTAGTGACAGTGCAGAACTGTTATTCGGTGTGAAATGTGAAGTTCGTTTTGCGGAAGGCTATCCCCCTACAATGAATCATCCTGCATTGAAAAAATATGTCGTCGAAAGTCTCGAATACAATCAACTCAATGTCATCGAAAATGAACTGCCCTATTTATTTGGTGAAGACTTCAGCTTTTATGATCAAATCGCACCGGCGTATTTCGTTTTTGTCGGTACACGTAACGAAGAAAAGCAGTTCGTGACAGGTTTGCATACACCGCATTTAAACTTTGATGAGTGCATGTTGATTCGTATTGCAGATTATTACGAACGATTATTAATGAACTACAATGAGGTGGAAGCATGA
- the dapB gene encoding 4-hydroxy-tetrahydrodipicolinate reductase, whose product MKILLIGYGAMNQRVARLAEANGHDIVGVIAGRSTDHVPYPIYQKISEVTDADVAIDFSHPQLLLPLLEEDFTLPLVIATTGEKTQITDKLQALSDKMPVFFSANMSYGVHVLTKILEAAVPLLQDFDIELTEAHHNQKVDAPSGTLVKLYDVIESLRQDVTPVYDRSQHDAKRTKNEIGIHTVRGGTIVGEHDVLFAGTDETITLSHRAQSKDIFANGALGAAEKLIHRQPGYYTFDNL is encoded by the coding sequence ATGAAAATTCTATTAATTGGATATGGTGCAATGAACCAACGTGTCGCGCGATTAGCTGAAGCGAACGGACATGACATTGTAGGAGTGATTGCAGGTCGTTCAACGGATCATGTGCCCTATCCGATTTATCAAAAAATCAGTGAAGTGACAGATGCGGATGTTGCGATTGACTTTTCACATCCTCAATTGTTACTGCCATTATTAGAAGAAGATTTCACACTGCCCCTTGTCATTGCAACAACGGGTGAAAAGACACAAATTACTGATAAACTTCAAGCGTTAAGTGATAAGATGCCAGTATTTTTCAGTGCCAATATGAGTTATGGTGTCCATGTACTTACTAAAATATTAGAAGCGGCAGTGCCTTTACTCCAAGACTTTGATATTGAATTAACGGAAGCGCATCATAATCAAAAAGTGGATGCACCAAGTGGCACGCTCGTTAAACTTTATGATGTAATTGAATCGCTACGACAAGATGTCACACCGGTTTATGACAGGAGTCAACATGATGCCAAACGTACGAAAAATGAAATCGGTATTCACACCGTGCGTGGGGGTACAATTGTCGGTGAACATGATGTCTTATTTGCAGGAACAGATGAAACGATTACCCTCTCTCACCGTGCCCAGTCGAAAGATATTTTTGCGAATGGCGCGTTAGGTGCAGCAGAAAAGTTAATTCACCGTCAACCAGGGTATTATACATTTGATAACTTATAA
- a CDS encoding LPXTG cell wall anchor domain-containing protein — translation MTESNKSSSSTTDEVVPETGESSSQSFALIFGGLLSLLGLDLLRRSFKRNPFFD, via the coding sequence ATGACGGAATCAAACAAATCATCATCGTCTACAACTGACGAAGTGGTTCCTGAAACAGGTGAATCATCATCACAATCATTTGCTTTAATCTTCGGTGGTTTACTCAGTCTATTAGGACTTGATTTATTACGTCGATCATTTAAACGAAATCCGTTCTTCGATTAA
- a CDS encoding YSIRK-type signal peptide-containing protein, with translation MITNKNIYSIRKHKLGVASFLLGTLFIVGHAHDAESSELSTAAQEDKV, from the coding sequence TTGATTACAAACAAAAACATATATAGTATACGAAAACATAAACTTGGCGTCGCATCATTCTTATTAGGGACATTATTTATTGTAGGACATGCACATGATGCCGAGTCTTCAGAACTGAGCACAGCAGCACAAGAGGACAAAGTATAA
- a CDS encoding ABC-F family ATP-binding cassette domain-containing protein has protein sequence MLQVTDVSLRFGDRKLFEDVNIKFTPGNCYGLIGANGAGKSTFLKILSGEIDSQTGHVSLGKDERLAVLKQDHFAYEDERVLDVVIKGHERLFEVMQEKDAIYMKPDFSDEDGIRAAELEGEFAEMNGWNAESDAATLLSGLGIGTDLHDKTMSELENNQKVKVLLAQSLFGEPDVLLLDEPTNGLDIQAISWLEDFLINFENTVIVVSHDRHFLNNVCTHIADLDFGKIKVYVGNYDFWYQSSQLAQKMAQEQNKKKEEKIKELQDFIARFSANASKSKQATSRKKQLEKIELDDIQPSSRRYPFVKFTPEREIGNDLLFVENLSKTIDGEKVLDSLSFTMNPNDKAVLMGESEIAKTTLLKILAGEMEPDEGSYKWGVTTSQSYFPKDNSAYFEGVDMNLVDWLRQYAPENEQTETFLRGFLGRMLFSGEEVKKKASVLSGGEKVRCMLSKMMLSSANVLLLDEPTNHLDLESITSVNEGLKSFKGSMIFTSHDFEFINTIANRVIDLDVPGGLSKEISYEAYLEEKGILKSKA, from the coding sequence ATGTTACAAGTTACGGATGTAAGTTTACGTTTTGGTGATCGTAAATTATTTGAAGATGTGAACATTAAGTTTACACCAGGAAATTGTTACGGTTTAATTGGTGCGAATGGTGCCGGAAAATCTACTTTCTTAAAAATCTTATCAGGTGAAATTGATTCACAAACAGGTCACGTGTCACTCGGTAAAGATGAGCGTTTGGCAGTCCTTAAACAGGATCACTTTGCTTATGAAGATGAACGCGTGTTAGATGTGGTAATTAAAGGTCATGAACGTTTATTTGAAGTGATGCAAGAAAAAGATGCCATTTATATGAAACCTGATTTCAGTGACGAAGATGGCATTCGTGCAGCTGAACTTGAAGGCGAATTTGCTGAAATGAATGGTTGGAACGCGGAATCTGATGCTGCAACATTATTATCTGGTCTAGGAATTGGTACGGACTTGCACGATAAAACAATGTCAGAGCTTGAAAATAACCAAAAAGTGAAAGTGTTACTCGCGCAAAGTTTATTCGGTGAGCCTGATGTACTATTACTGGATGAGCCGACAAACGGTTTGGACATTCAAGCGATCAGTTGGTTAGAGGACTTTTTAATTAACTTTGAAAATACAGTTATCGTTGTATCCCATGACCGACACTTTTTAAATAATGTATGTACGCATATTGCTGACTTAGACTTCGGTAAAATTAAAGTTTATGTCGGAAACTATGACTTCTGGTATCAGTCAAGTCAATTAGCGCAAAAAATGGCACAAGAACAAAATAAGAAAAAAGAAGAGAAAATTAAGGAGTTACAAGACTTTATTGCACGTTTCTCTGCCAATGCATCTAAGTCTAAACAAGCTACGAGCCGTAAAAAACAACTTGAGAAAATTGAATTGGATGACATTCAACCGTCTTCACGTCGTTATCCTTTCGTAAAATTCACACCAGAACGTGAGATTGGTAATGATTTATTATTTGTTGAAAACCTTTCTAAAACAATTGACGGTGAAAAAGTGTTAGATTCATTGTCATTCACGATGAATCCGAACGACAAAGCTGTATTAATGGGTGAAAGTGAAATCGCGAAAACGACACTACTTAAAATTTTAGCAGGCGAAATGGAACCGGATGAAGGCAGCTATAAATGGGGTGTGACAACTTCTCAAAGCTACTTTCCTAAAGATAACTCAGCGTATTTTGAAGGCGTTGACATGAACTTAGTAGATTGGTTAAGACAATATGCGCCAGAAAATGAACAAACTGAAACATTTTTACGTGGTTTCTTGGGACGTATGTTATTCAGTGGTGAAGAAGTGAAGAAAAAAGCAAGCGTTCTTTCAGGTGGTGAGAAAGTGCGTTGTATGTTAAGTAAAATGATGCTTTCTAGTGCGAATGTATTGTTATTAGATGAGCCAACGAACCATTTAGATTTGGAAAGTATTACATCTGTCAATGAAGGTTTGAAATCATTTAAAGGGTCTATGATTTTCACATCTCATGACTTTGAGTTTATTAATACGATTGCGAACCGTGTTATCGATTTAGATGTGCCTGGTGGTTTATCGAAAGAAATTTCTTACGAGGCGTACTTAGAAGAAAAAGGTATTTTAAAATCTAAAGCATAA
- a CDS encoding type IV toxin-antitoxin system AbiEi family antitoxin domain-containing protein encodes MIDQTMILEKISDEKGFISIHEAEKHGVSRFKLSYLANQNKIQRVKHGVYALYEEMTDDYALLQQRSDKVIYSYHTALQENS; translated from the coding sequence ATGATAGATCAAACAATGATTTTAGAAAAAATTTCAGATGAGAAGGGGTTTATCTCTATTCATGAAGCCGAAAAACATGGTGTAAGTCGCTTTAAATTGTCGTATCTTGCAAACCAAAATAAAATCCAACGCGTAAAACACGGCGTCTATGCTCTATATGAAGAAATGACAGATGACTATGCGCTTTTGCAACAGCGAAGTGACAAGGTGATATATTCTTATCATACTGCCTTACAAGAAAACTCATAA
- the pepF gene encoding oligoendopeptidase F, giving the protein MSQKLPHRSEVATAETWDLTDLYPNSESYEQALKSLPQEAQAFKAQYENQLNTVENIEKGLNTYAQLLVELERAGNYAELLHSVDTSDAERQRLNALFSTQYGKVLSQLTFVESELLNLDDAVMQQAISELDYGYYLTQLQKKKPHQLHPKAEEALASMSPALDVPYDIYGVTKMLDIDFGTFEVNGKTYDMDYTTFEGYYEDHDDTALRRASFRHFSDTIKKYEHTTAAAYNAQVQREKLEADLRGYDSVIEYLLEEQDVTLEMYHRQIDLIMSDLAPMMRKYAKLVQQANDLDELKFEDLKISIDPTFEPEITIEESKKYIFGALDVLGSEYVDMLHQAYEARWIDFPQNKGKETGAYCASPYASHSYIFISWTGKMTEAFVLAHELGHAGHFTFAQKHQNYLQSDASMYFVEAPSTMNEMLMLNYLFKNSNDARFKRWAIASIISRTYYHNMVTHLLEAAYQREVYQRVDQGESLSAPTLNAIKRHVIEQFWGDTVTITDGAELTWMRQPHYYMGLYSYTYSAGLTIGTIMAQRIKNEGEPAVQDWLNTLSAGGSKSPVELAQLAGIDVTTDQPLKDTIAYIGELVDELESLTTEI; this is encoded by the coding sequence ATGTCACAAAAACTACCACATCGTTCAGAAGTTGCTACAGCAGAAACTTGGGATTTGACTGATTTATATCCTAATTCGGAAAGCTATGAACAAGCGCTCAAATCATTGCCACAAGAAGCTCAAGCATTTAAAGCCCAATACGAAAACCAGCTCAATACAGTTGAAAATATTGAAAAAGGTTTAAATACATATGCGCAATTGCTCGTTGAATTGGAGCGTGCGGGTAACTATGCGGAACTACTACATAGCGTCGATACGTCAGATGCTGAAAGACAACGTTTAAATGCCCTATTTTCTACACAATACGGCAAAGTTTTAAGCCAGCTTACATTTGTTGAATCAGAATTATTAAATCTCGATGATGCTGTAATGCAACAAGCGATTTCAGAGTTAGATTACGGCTATTATTTAACACAATTACAAAAGAAAAAGCCACATCAACTCCATCCTAAAGCTGAAGAAGCACTTGCGAGTATGTCGCCAGCTTTAGACGTGCCATATGATATTTATGGTGTGACGAAAATGTTAGATATTGATTTCGGTACATTTGAAGTCAACGGTAAAACATATGATATGGATTATACGACATTTGAAGGTTATTACGAAGATCATGACGATACAGCGCTTCGTCGTGCAAGTTTCCGTCATTTTAGCGATACAATTAAAAAGTATGAACATACGACTGCTGCAGCGTATAATGCACAAGTTCAACGTGAAAAGCTCGAGGCTGACTTGCGTGGTTATGATTCGGTCATTGAATATTTATTGGAAGAACAAGATGTTACTTTAGAAATGTATCACCGTCAAATTGATTTAATCATGTCCGATTTAGCGCCAATGATGCGTAAATATGCGAAACTTGTTCAACAAGCTAACGATTTAGATGAACTAAAATTTGAAGACTTAAAAATCTCTATCGATCCTACTTTTGAACCAGAAATTACAATTGAAGAGTCTAAAAAATACATTTTTGGTGCGTTAGATGTATTAGGTTCAGAATATGTCGACATGTTGCACCAAGCGTATGAAGCGCGTTGGATTGACTTTCCTCAAAATAAAGGAAAAGAAACAGGTGCTTATTGTGCGAGCCCTTATGCATCACATAGCTATATCTTTATTTCGTGGACAGGTAAAATGACTGAAGCGTTTGTCTTAGCACATGAACTAGGCCATGCCGGACACTTTACATTTGCGCAAAAGCATCAAAATTATTTACAATCTGATGCGTCTATGTATTTTGTTGAAGCGCCATCGACAATGAATGAAATGTTAATGTTGAATTACTTATTTAAAAACAGTAATGATGCTCGTTTCAAACGTTGGGCAATCGCATCGATTATTTCTCGTACGTACTATCATAATATGGTGACACACTTACTTGAAGCTGCATACCAACGTGAAGTATATCAACGTGTCGATCAAGGCGAATCACTCAGCGCCCCTACTTTAAATGCGATTAAACGACATGTCATCGAACAATTCTGGGGAGATACAGTGACTATTACAGATGGTGCTGAATTGACTTGGATGCGTCAACCTCATTACTATATGGGCTTATACTCATACACGTATTCTGCCGGTTTAACAATTGGTACGATTATGGCACAACGTATTAAAAATGAAGGTGAGCCTGCTGTTCAAGATTGGTTGAACACACTGAGTGCAGGTGGAAGTAAGTCCCCTGTTGAATTGGCACAACTCGCTGGTATTGATGTCACAACAGATCAACCACTTAAAGATACGATTGCTTATATTGGCGAATTGGTGGACGAATTAGAATCATTAACGACTGAAATTTAA